One Plantibacter sp. Leaf314 DNA segment encodes these proteins:
- a CDS encoding CDP-alcohol phosphatidyltransferase family protein, whose amino-acid sequence MDVIGWVDGATTALPDPMIWLVGLLFAVAESGLWLGLLVPGEPVVLLLSAMLDSGPAALVLFLAIALGGSLGDHLGFLIGRRSGGRLRDTAVVRRLGVGGWDRAVEALERRGAQAVFLTRLVPVLRCLTPAAAGVARVPYRSFLLASVLGSLLWSAIFVGVGSLVRVVLDGVRQYLGSAGWVLLLALVVVVSAVAIVRARRGLAIPGDEAMIPVTLHEKTPLARLRTQLFADDDWRNLPNAITAGRILLLPVFAVLVITGSYWAALVVGAVVFLSDVADGQIARRTGAVSALGTWLDGVADRLTVVVVAASFAVAQIIPWQVFVVMIVPDLLLAFIAVVAFRGTPEVPVSLAGKIRTVLLFVGFFALLTGLALGGGDPASPLSRVFGGIGFVAILLGLVGHFVAATQYARRMIVTWQRQGVSLSR is encoded by the coding sequence GTGGACGTCATCGGCTGGGTGGACGGCGCCACGACGGCGTTGCCCGATCCGATGATCTGGCTGGTCGGCCTCCTCTTCGCCGTGGCGGAGTCAGGGCTCTGGCTCGGCCTGCTGGTGCCGGGGGAGCCCGTCGTGCTCCTCCTCTCGGCGATGCTCGACTCCGGTCCGGCCGCGCTCGTCCTGTTCCTCGCCATCGCGCTCGGTGGATCGCTCGGAGACCACCTCGGCTTCCTCATCGGTCGTCGGAGCGGCGGGCGCCTCCGCGACACGGCCGTCGTCCGGCGCCTCGGCGTCGGCGGCTGGGACCGGGCGGTCGAGGCGCTCGAACGACGCGGAGCCCAGGCCGTCTTCCTCACCCGCCTCGTCCCCGTGCTCCGGTGCCTGACGCCGGCCGCGGCCGGCGTCGCCCGCGTGCCGTACCGGTCGTTCCTCCTGGCGTCGGTGCTCGGTTCGCTCCTGTGGTCCGCCATCTTCGTCGGGGTCGGTTCACTCGTCCGCGTCGTGCTCGACGGGGTCCGCCAGTACCTCGGTTCCGCCGGGTGGGTGCTGCTGCTCGCGCTCGTCGTCGTGGTGTCGGCCGTCGCGATCGTCCGCGCTCGACGGGGCCTCGCGATCCCGGGCGACGAGGCGATGATCCCGGTGACCCTGCACGAGAAGACGCCGCTCGCGCGCCTCCGCACCCAGCTCTTCGCGGACGACGACTGGCGGAACCTGCCCAATGCGATCACGGCGGGACGCATCCTCCTGCTCCCCGTCTTCGCCGTCCTCGTGATCACCGGCTCCTACTGGGCGGCGCTCGTCGTGGGGGCGGTCGTGTTCCTGAGCGACGTCGCCGACGGGCAGATCGCGCGCCGGACGGGGGCCGTCTCGGCGCTCGGCACCTGGCTCGACGGCGTCGCCGACCGTTTGACCGTCGTCGTGGTCGCAGCGTCCTTCGCCGTCGCGCAGATCATCCCATGGCAGGTGTTCGTCGTCATGATCGTGCCCGACCTCCTCCTCGCGTTCATCGCGGTCGTCGCGTTCCGCGGGACGCCCGAGGTGCCGGTGAGCCTCGCCGGCAAGATCCGTACGGTGCTCCTCTTCGTCGGCTTCTTCGCGTTGCTCACGGGGCTCGCGCTCGGCGGTGGTGATCCGGCCTCGCCGCTGTCCCGCGTGTTCGGCGGTATCGGCTTCGTCGCGATCCTCCTCGGGCTCGTCGGGCACTTCGTGGCGGCGACCCAGTATGCGCGACGCATGATCGTCACCTGGCAGCGGCAGGGCGTCAGCCTGTCCCGCTGA
- a CDS encoding HAD family phosphatase, with amino-acid sequence MPVDYPDLVIFDCDGTLVDTERISVRVNLQLLNEVGGDYTEAEVRELFVGASLETYATLVEARLGKPLEADWIQRWSDMFRGICERELEAVDGVVDALDGIAATGVPLCVASNGMFHDVVRNLGQVGIHDRFAGRIFSATDVAVGKPAPDLFLHAAADFDTAPERCAVVEDSVVGVLAARAAGMTVYAYAGGMTPAERLIGDGTHVFDDMRELPDLIRDTWAETATTR; translated from the coding sequence ATGCCAGTCGACTATCCGGACCTCGTCATCTTCGACTGCGACGGCACCCTCGTCGACACGGAACGCATCTCGGTGCGGGTGAACCTGCAGCTCCTCAACGAGGTCGGCGGCGACTACACCGAGGCCGAGGTGCGCGAACTGTTCGTCGGCGCATCGCTCGAGACCTACGCGACGCTCGTCGAAGCGCGGCTCGGCAAGCCCCTGGAGGCCGACTGGATCCAACGCTGGAGCGACATGTTCCGTGGGATCTGCGAGCGCGAGCTGGAAGCGGTCGACGGCGTCGTCGACGCCCTCGACGGCATCGCGGCGACCGGGGTGCCGCTGTGCGTCGCCTCGAACGGCATGTTCCACGACGTCGTCCGCAACCTCGGCCAGGTGGGCATCCACGACCGGTTCGCCGGGCGGATCTTCAGCGCCACCGACGTCGCCGTCGGCAAGCCGGCCCCGGACCTGTTCCTGCATGCGGCCGCCGACTTCGACACGGCCCCCGAGCGGTGCGCGGTCGTCGAGGACAGCGTCGTCGGCGTCCTCGCCGCGCGGGCCGCGGGGATGACCGTGTACGCCTACGCCGGTGGGATGACCCCGGCCGAGCGGCTCATCGGCGACGGCACCCACGTCTTCGACGACATGCGTGAGCTGCCCGACCTCATCCGAGACACCTGGGCGGAAACCGCCACCACGCGCTAG
- a CDS encoding DUF1622 domain-containing protein yields the protein MDFFELVTIVFEVAGVGAMVVGFVIAVTLSARLWLRTRDGGRAFRMLRETIGSVILLGLEILVAADLVKTVTSTPSLTDAAVLAIIVVIRTLLSFSLQIEIEGTLPWRRLATTGPQAFGQAVARGGERPRRAVEEQDATAPDAGGATVPDDDGRFPELRSRG from the coding sequence ATGGACTTCTTCGAGCTGGTCACCATCGTCTTCGAGGTCGCCGGTGTCGGGGCGATGGTCGTTGGCTTCGTGATCGCCGTCACCCTGTCGGCCCGCCTGTGGCTCCGCACCCGTGACGGCGGGCGGGCCTTCCGGATGCTGCGGGAGACGATCGGCTCGGTGATCCTGCTCGGGCTGGAGATCCTCGTCGCCGCCGACCTGGTGAAGACGGTCACCTCCACCCCGTCGCTGACCGACGCAGCCGTCCTGGCGATCATCGTCGTCATCCGCACCCTGCTGAGCTTCTCCCTGCAGATCGAGATCGAAGGGACCCTGCCCTGGAGACGCCTCGCGACGACGGGACCGCAGGCGTTCGGCCAGGCCGTCGCGCGCGGCGGTGAACGCCCACGACGAGCCGTCGAGGAGCAGGATGCGACCGCCCCGGACGCCGGAGGAGCCACCGTGCCTGACGACGACGGCCGGTTCCCGGAACTGCGGAGTCGCGGCTAG
- the thiM gene encoding hydroxyethylthiazole kinase, whose product MSRMSIRTPQQSAHPSTDESAAGGFASAAGDLLDRLRERTPLVQSITNAVVTNFTANVLLAVGAAPAMTDIPTEAGPFARIASGVLLNLGTPQAEQREAMIEAATAANEVGTPWVLDPVAVGSLPVRTALAAELLALRPTIVRGNASEIIALAGLGAGGRGVDSTDSVDSAIEAATAIARRSGAVVAISGPTDVITDGERIVRCSNGHAWLTLVTGGGCALGAVFAAFASLDDDRLLTTVAATSVYTVAAQLAAAESRGPGSFAPAFLDRLHLLDAETVHRLAVVA is encoded by the coding sequence ATGTCGCGAATGAGCATTCGCACACCGCAGCAGTCTGCCCACCCGTCCACCGACGAGTCCGCCGCCGGCGGGTTCGCGAGCGCCGCGGGGGACCTCCTCGACCGCCTGCGCGAACGCACCCCGCTCGTCCAATCGATCACGAACGCCGTGGTCACGAACTTCACGGCGAACGTCCTCCTCGCCGTCGGTGCCGCCCCGGCGATGACCGACATCCCCACGGAGGCCGGGCCGTTCGCCCGCATCGCCTCCGGCGTGCTCCTCAACCTCGGCACACCGCAGGCGGAGCAGCGCGAGGCCATGATCGAAGCCGCGACCGCTGCGAACGAGGTGGGCACCCCGTGGGTGCTCGATCCCGTCGCGGTCGGGTCCCTCCCCGTCCGGACGGCGCTCGCCGCAGAGCTCCTCGCACTCCGGCCGACGATCGTCCGGGGCAACGCGAGTGAGATCATCGCCCTCGCCGGCCTCGGCGCCGGCGGTCGCGGGGTCGACAGCACCGACTCCGTCGACAGTGCGATCGAGGCGGCGACCGCGATCGCGCGCCGTTCGGGAGCCGTCGTGGCGATCTCGGGGCCGACCGACGTCATCACCGACGGGGAGCGCATCGTCCGCTGCTCCAACGGGCACGCCTGGCTCACGCTCGTGACGGGCGGCGGGTGCGCGCTCGGTGCCGTGTTCGCCGCGTTCGCCTCGCTCGACGACGACCGGTTGCTGACGACGGTGGCCGCCACGAGCGTGTACACGGTCGCCGCTCAGCTGGCCGCGGCGGAGAGCCGCGGGCCCGGGTCCTTCGCCCCGGCGTTCCTCGACCGCCTCCACCTCCTCGACGCGGAGACCGTCCACCGACTGGCGGTGGTGGCATGA
- the thiE gene encoding thiamine phosphate synthase, translating to MSAGTMSDGVHAARSHAALVRRAMATYLVTDASASGARGVLDVVRRAVDGGVTAVQLREKTATARELFELTLRAAELVSGRALLLVDDRVDVFLAARSAGAVVHGVHVGQSDLPVDAVRRIVGDAAVVGLTANTPAHLDAVAALPAGTVDYLGVGVIRPTATKPDHPEPLGVDGFAAIAAATQLPCVAIGGVELADTAALRSAGAAGLAVVSAICAADDPAAAARAFRAAWDEVPA from the coding sequence ATGAGCGCCGGGACGATGTCCGACGGGGTGCACGCGGCCCGTTCGCACGCCGCCCTCGTGCGCCGGGCCATGGCGACGTACCTCGTCACGGACGCCTCGGCGAGCGGCGCCCGGGGCGTGCTCGACGTCGTGCGCCGAGCCGTCGACGGCGGGGTGACCGCGGTGCAGCTCCGGGAGAAGACCGCGACGGCCCGCGAGCTGTTCGAGCTGACGCTCCGTGCCGCGGAGCTCGTCTCGGGTCGAGCCCTGCTCCTCGTCGACGACCGGGTCGACGTCTTCCTCGCCGCCCGTTCCGCCGGCGCCGTCGTCCACGGTGTCCACGTCGGGCAGAGCGACCTCCCGGTCGACGCGGTCCGCCGGATCGTGGGTGACGCGGCCGTGGTGGGCTTGACGGCGAACACGCCAGCCCACCTCGACGCGGTGGCCGCCCTGCCCGCGGGGACCGTCGACTACCTCGGCGTCGGCGTGATCCGCCCGACGGCGACGAAACCGGACCACCCGGAGCCGCTCGGCGTGGACGGGTTCGCCGCGATCGCCGCCGCCACCCAGCTGCCCTGCGTGGCGATCGGCGGGGTCGAGCTCGCCGACACCGCGGCCCTCCGATCGGCGGGTGCCGCCGGGCTCGCGGTGGTGTCCGCCATCTGTGCTGCCGACGATCCGGCCGCGGCGGCTCGCGCGTTCCGTGCCGCGTGGGACGAGGTGCCCGCGTGA
- a CDS encoding bifunctional hydroxymethylpyrimidine kinase/phosphomethylpyrimidine kinase yields the protein MSATDSLRTAPARPSHDAGIGRRTLVTRTTPRVLSIAGTDPTGGAGVQADLKSIAANGGYGMAVVTALVAQNTRGVRSVHTPPVGFLREQLDAVADDVVIDAVKIGMLGDARIIEAVAAWLRETVTGPVVLDPVMVATSGDRLLRQDAEAAMRELLPLVDLVTPNLPELAVLADEPVAERWTDALAQARRVSERAGVIVLVKGGHLSGVVDCPDALVDAGGGLGAGRSLVEFDGPRVATTNTHGTGCSLSSAMATLVARTGSWSEALGAAKSWLTSSLEAADALEVGAGSGPINHFATVWESAGLGARRADGAELVAGWWDDIAELRARIDRLPFVATLADGTLDPARFAWYLQQDAIYLRAYSRVLARASALAPTPEEQVFWATGAAGSIEAEMELHRTWLEASAAAGEEMEPSATTTAYLDHLHAASVDGDYGRVIAAVLPCYWIYQDLGERLVQASHAAHPFAAWLDTYADPAFAIATARAIEIVAGAAERADATGRRAMRRAFLASAAHEEAFFAEPIR from the coding sequence GTGAGCGCCACCGACTCGCTGAGGACAGCCCCGGCCCGGCCGTCGCACGACGCGGGGATCGGGCGACGGACGCTCGTCACGAGGACCACGCCGCGGGTGCTGAGCATCGCCGGGACGGACCCGACCGGCGGCGCCGGTGTCCAGGCCGACCTCAAGAGCATCGCCGCGAACGGTGGATACGGCATGGCGGTCGTGACCGCCCTCGTCGCGCAGAACACCCGCGGTGTCCGTTCCGTGCACACCCCGCCCGTCGGGTTCCTCCGGGAACAACTGGACGCGGTGGCCGACGACGTCGTCATCGACGCCGTCAAGATCGGCATGCTGGGCGACGCACGGATCATCGAGGCCGTCGCCGCGTGGCTGCGCGAGACCGTGACCGGACCCGTCGTGCTCGACCCCGTCATGGTGGCGACGAGCGGCGACCGCCTGCTGCGGCAGGACGCCGAGGCCGCCATGCGCGAGCTCCTGCCGCTCGTCGACCTCGTCACCCCGAACCTCCCCGAGCTCGCGGTCCTCGCGGACGAACCGGTGGCGGAGCGCTGGACCGACGCCCTCGCGCAGGCACGACGGGTGTCGGAACGGGCCGGGGTGATCGTGCTCGTGAAGGGTGGGCACCTGTCCGGCGTGGTGGACTGCCCGGACGCCCTCGTCGACGCCGGCGGCGGCCTCGGTGCCGGCCGGTCGCTCGTCGAGTTCGACGGACCTCGCGTCGCCACGACGAACACCCACGGGACCGGCTGCTCCCTGTCGAGTGCGATGGCGACCCTCGTCGCCCGCACCGGCTCCTGGTCGGAGGCGCTCGGCGCGGCGAAGTCGTGGCTCACCTCGAGTCTCGAGGCGGCGGATGCGCTCGAGGTCGGCGCGGGGAGCGGGCCCATCAACCACTTCGCCACGGTGTGGGAGTCGGCGGGCCTCGGTGCGCGCCGGGCGGACGGTGCCGAGCTCGTCGCGGGCTGGTGGGACGACATCGCGGAGCTGCGGGCGCGGATCGACCGGCTACCCTTCGTCGCGACGCTCGCCGACGGCACTCTCGATCCGGCCCGGTTCGCGTGGTACCTGCAGCAGGATGCGATCTACCTCCGCGCCTATTCGCGGGTGCTCGCGCGGGCGAGCGCGCTGGCCCCGACCCCCGAGGAACAGGTGTTCTGGGCGACGGGCGCCGCCGGCTCGATCGAGGCCGAGATGGAACTCCATCGCACCTGGCTCGAAGCCTCGGCGGCAGCCGGGGAGGAGATGGAACCGTCGGCGACCACGACGGCCTACCTCGACCACCTGCACGCTGCGAGTGTCGACGGCGACTACGGACGGGTGATCGCCGCGGTCCTCCCGTGCTACTGGATCTATCAGGATCTGGGGGAGCGGCTCGTCCAGGCGTCGCACGCCGCGCACCCGTTCGCCGCGTGGCTCGACACCTACGCCGATCCCGCCTTCGCGATCGCCACCGCGCGCGCGATCGAGATCGTCGCCGGTGCCGCCGAGCGCGCGGACGCGACGGGACGTCGGGCGATGCGTCGGGCGTTCCTCGCCTCCGCGGCACACGAGGAGGCCTTCTTCGCCGAGCCGATACGATGA
- a CDS encoding pyrimidine/purine nucleoside phosphorylase: MLTSNEYFDGNVKSIGFATHEPGAESASVGVMAPGEYTFTTGKAEEMSVISGRLRVLLPNTSAWQDFGPDAQFSVPGSSSFQVQVEVATAYLCRYLNI; the protein is encoded by the coding sequence ATGCTGACGAGCAACGAGTACTTCGACGGCAACGTGAAGTCGATCGGCTTCGCCACGCACGAGCCGGGAGCCGAGTCGGCGAGCGTCGGGGTCATGGCTCCGGGGGAGTACACCTTCACGACCGGCAAGGCCGAGGAGATGTCCGTCATCTCCGGCCGACTCCGCGTCCTGTTGCCCAACACGAGCGCCTGGCAGGACTTCGGCCCCGACGCCCAGTTCAGCGTCCCGGGGAGCAGCAGCTTCCAGGTCCAGGTGGAGGTCGCCACCGCCTACCTCTGCCGCTACCTGAACATCTGA
- a CDS encoding ABC transporter ATP-binding protein, with translation MISLTDVSLTFPDGDHRVTAVDHATLIVPAGTVAALTGPSGSGKSSVLAVAAGLIRPDSGTVEVAGIDVTSLDRRAATDFRRRNLGIVFQQANLLPSLTALEQLCVLGTLGGRASRTDRARTRDRATMLLAAVGLADQAGKRPHQLSGGQRQRVNIARALMNEPDALVVDEPTSALDHERGSAIIELILELTASSGAATLLVTHDRSHLGRMDQVLVMEDGRLSTAADALAQRS, from the coding sequence ATGATCTCACTCACCGACGTCTCCCTCACCTTCCCCGACGGCGACCACCGCGTCACCGCCGTCGACCACGCGACCCTCATCGTCCCGGCCGGGACCGTCGCCGCGCTCACCGGGCCGTCCGGCTCGGGCAAGTCGAGTGTCCTCGCCGTCGCCGCCGGGCTCATCCGCCCCGACAGCGGCACCGTCGAGGTCGCCGGGATCGACGTGACCTCGCTCGACCGTCGAGCCGCCACCGACTTCCGCCGGAGGAACCTCGGCATCGTCTTCCAACAGGCCAACCTCCTGCCGTCCCTCACCGCCCTCGAACAGCTGTGCGTGCTCGGGACCCTCGGCGGCCGCGCCTCCCGGACCGACCGGGCACGGACCCGTGATCGGGCCACGATGTTGCTCGCCGCGGTGGGACTCGCGGACCAGGCCGGCAAACGGCCGCACCAGCTCTCCGGTGGCCAGCGGCAGCGGGTCAACATCGCCCGGGCGCTCATGAACGAGCCGGACGCGCTCGTCGTGGACGAGCCGACCAGTGCGCTCGACCACGAACGCGGTTCCGCCATCATCGAGCTCATCCTCGAACTCACCGCATCGTCGGGCGCAGCGACCCTGCTCGTCACGCACGATCGGAGTCACCTCGGGCGCATGGACCAGGTGCTCGTCATGGAGGACGGTCGTCTCAGCACGGCCGCCGACGCGCTGGCCCAGCGGTCCTGA
- a CDS encoding ABC transporter permease translates to MFVAWRDMRFATGRFVLIGAVVTLITLLVGFLSGLTAGLANQNISAITGLGASSIVLAGPADDGPATFADSAIDEATADRWAAVPGVDHVLEIGISQTRLTTDDARTAVAVFGTADAAGTERTPDAPADGTARLSRTAAEALHVVRGDTVSVGGEALTVGAVVDDQWYSHTPVVWTSLASWRSIQGASGAPADGATALAISGTPNADAVASAEQATGTVSKDVLSSLLAIGSFRSEIGSLLLMVGMLFGISALVIGAFFTVWTMQRAGDVAILKALGATTRRLALDALGQASVLLLLGVGLGIGLTAVLGSAAGTALPFVLSPLTTLLPGVIMIALGLVGAAFALRSILSADPLTALGGNR, encoded by the coding sequence ATGTTCGTCGCCTGGCGCGACATGCGCTTCGCCACCGGTCGCTTCGTGCTGATCGGGGCGGTCGTCACCCTCATCACCCTGCTCGTCGGATTCCTCAGTGGCCTGACGGCGGGCCTGGCGAACCAGAACATCTCCGCGATCACCGGGCTCGGCGCGTCGAGCATCGTCCTCGCCGGCCCGGCCGACGACGGACCGGCGACGTTCGCGGACTCGGCGATCGACGAGGCCACGGCCGACCGGTGGGCCGCCGTCCCCGGCGTGGACCACGTCCTGGAGATCGGCATCAGCCAGACGCGCCTGACGACCGACGACGCGCGCACCGCGGTGGCGGTGTTCGGGACCGCCGACGCCGCAGGCACCGAGCGCACACCCGACGCACCCGCCGACGGCACGGCCCGGCTCAGCCGGACCGCCGCGGAAGCCCTCCACGTGGTCCGCGGCGACACCGTCTCGGTCGGTGGCGAGGCGCTCACGGTCGGCGCGGTCGTCGACGACCAGTGGTACAGCCACACGCCGGTCGTCTGGACGAGCCTCGCGAGCTGGCGGTCGATCCAAGGCGCTTCCGGCGCCCCGGCAGACGGCGCGACGGCCCTCGCCATCTCCGGCACTCCGAACGCCGACGCCGTCGCGTCCGCAGAGCAGGCCACCGGCACGGTGTCGAAGGACGTCCTCTCCTCGCTGCTGGCGATCGGCTCGTTCCGCTCCGAGATCGGATCCCTGCTGCTCATGGTCGGCATGCTGTTCGGCATCTCGGCGCTCGTGATCGGCGCGTTCTTCACGGTGTGGACCATGCAGCGCGCGGGTGACGTCGCGATCCTCAAAGCGCTCGGGGCGACGACCCGGCGGCTCGCGCTGGACGCGCTCGGTCAGGCGTCCGTCCTGCTCCTGCTCGGCGTCGGGCTCGGCATCGGGCTCACGGCGGTGCTGGGTTCCGCCGCCGGCACGGCGCTGCCGTTCGTCCTCAGCCCACTGACGACGCTCCTGCCCGGCGTCATCATGATCGCCCTCGGGCTCGTCGGCGCAGCGTTCGCGCTGCGGTCGATCCTGTCGGCCGATCCCTTGACCGCGCTCGGCGGCAACCGGTGA
- a CDS encoding sensor histidine kinase: MKHSALSPVFTGLQLGLHGLVTALIALVIVRSVSVGGPTMSAALVFAVVMLATYTAGAVVGGRLRRTATAPSDHGAAATGARRGRSFVLAWLVFLSVEWVVLVLLSPDAAYLVFPLFFLYLHLLPRAVAVPAVVIATLSAIVAIGLHAGFSVGGVVGPLVGAAVAVAIGLGYEALAREAAERERLIADLVAAREELARRGQEAGKLAERERLAAGLHDTVAQALSSIQLLLHAAERSAGEGSGTGQLRSHIGLARDAAATALAETRSLIDELSPPALVGATIADALGRLAETTTAESGTPVATTVTGDAFVLGTPVTTALLRAAQSSLANVVRHAGATRADVTLSYLDGEVILDIDDDGAGFDPATVVERAAGGSFGMVSMRRRITELGGAVDVRSAPGAGTTVTVRFAAPTATPTPTPDSTPAPDTSREEATMRDGGTDA; the protein is encoded by the coding sequence ATGAAGCACTCGGCACTCAGCCCCGTGTTCACCGGCCTGCAGCTCGGCCTCCACGGCCTCGTCACCGCACTCATCGCGCTCGTGATCGTGCGATCCGTCTCGGTCGGTGGCCCGACGATGTCCGCGGCGCTCGTGTTCGCCGTCGTCATGCTGGCCACCTACACCGCCGGTGCCGTGGTCGGTGGTCGGCTCCGCCGGACGGCCACCGCGCCCTCCGACCACGGTGCCGCGGCGACCGGGGCTCGTCGAGGTCGCTCCTTCGTCCTCGCCTGGTTGGTCTTCCTCAGCGTCGAGTGGGTGGTCCTCGTCCTGCTCAGCCCCGACGCGGCCTACCTCGTCTTCCCGTTGTTCTTCCTCTACCTCCACCTGCTTCCGCGGGCCGTCGCGGTCCCAGCCGTCGTCATCGCCACGCTCTCGGCGATCGTCGCGATCGGTCTGCACGCCGGGTTCAGCGTCGGAGGCGTCGTCGGTCCGCTCGTCGGTGCGGCGGTCGCCGTGGCGATCGGCCTCGGCTACGAGGCGCTGGCCCGGGAGGCGGCCGAGCGTGAGCGACTCATCGCCGACCTCGTCGCCGCCCGGGAGGAGCTCGCCAGGAGGGGGCAGGAGGCCGGCAAGCTGGCGGAGCGGGAGCGCCTCGCCGCCGGACTCCACGACACGGTCGCTCAGGCCCTGTCGAGCATCCAACTGCTCCTGCATGCGGCCGAACGCTCCGCGGGCGAGGGGTCTGGCACCGGACAACTGCGCTCCCACATCGGCCTGGCGAGGGACGCCGCCGCGACCGCGCTCGCCGAGACACGCAGCCTCATCGACGAGCTGAGCCCGCCGGCGTTGGTGGGTGCCACGATCGCGGACGCGCTGGGCCGGCTCGCGGAGACGACGACCGCGGAGAGCGGCACACCGGTCGCCACGACGGTCACCGGTGACGCCTTCGTCCTCGGCACGCCGGTGACCACCGCGCTCCTCCGGGCCGCGCAGAGCAGCCTCGCGAACGTCGTCCGTCACGCCGGGGCGACCCGAGCGGACGTCACGCTCAGCTACCTCGACGGAGAGGTCATCCTCGACATCGACGACGACGGTGCCGGGTTCGATCCGGCGACGGTCGTCGAGCGGGCTGCGGGCGGCTCGTTCGGCATGGTGTCCATGCGTCGTCGCATCACCGAGCTGGGCGGCGCCGTCGACGTCCGGAGCGCACCCGGTGCCGGGACGACCGTCACCGTCCGGTTCGCCGCACCGACCGCGACACCGACACCGACACCGGACTCGACACCGGCACCGGATACGAGCAGGGAGGAAGCGACGATGCGCGACGGTGGGACCGATGCCTGA
- a CDS encoding response regulator transcription factor produces the protein MPEGASEAGARVVVRVVVADDHPIVRAGLLAVLAPIADIEVVGTAATAAEAVAAAPRADLVLMDLSFGDGPSGIDATREIRALPEPPSVLVLTNYDSDADILGAIEAGAAGYLLKDAAPEDLVDGIRSAAGGNSVLGPAVATRLVARVSAPQQALSAREIEVLARAAEGLTNLEIAGRLHVGETTVKSHLAHIYTKLDVSNRSAAIAAAQRAGLFRTR, from the coding sequence ATGCCTGAGGGCGCGAGCGAAGCCGGGGCCCGAGTGGTCGTCCGGGTGGTGGTGGCCGACGATCACCCGATCGTCCGAGCCGGCCTGCTCGCCGTCCTGGCTCCGATCGCCGACATCGAGGTCGTCGGGACGGCTGCGACCGCGGCCGAGGCGGTCGCGGCGGCACCTCGAGCCGACCTGGTGCTCATGGACCTGAGCTTCGGCGACGGCCCCAGCGGCATCGATGCGACGCGGGAGATCAGGGCGCTGCCGGAACCACCCTCGGTCCTCGTGCTGACGAACTACGACTCCGACGCAGACATCCTCGGTGCGATCGAGGCCGGGGCCGCCGGGTACCTCTTGAAGGATGCCGCGCCCGAGGACCTCGTGGACGGCATCCGCTCGGCGGCCGGCGGGAACTCGGTGCTCGGCCCGGCCGTCGCGACCCGCCTGGTCGCACGGGTGAGCGCGCCGCAGCAGGCCTTGAGTGCACGCGAGATCGAGGTGCTCGCACGCGCCGCCGAGGGGCTCACCAACCTGGAGATCGCCGGACGACTCCACGTCGGGGAGACGACGGTGAAGTCGCACCTCGCCCACATCTACACGAAACTCGACGTGTCGAACCGTTCGGCCGCCATCGCGGCAGCGCAGCGCGCGGGCCTGTTCCGCACCCGCTGA